The genomic stretch ggataaaatgatgcaaagttaTTTTGCATGCTAAGTGCAAAAAAGTATTAgttctcactgtttttacctgatttctaattcttgataaaatccaagatagcggccaagatggcgaccatgtttggtgacgtcacagacctCCAGCAGCACCACCATCCATAAAAGATACCTCatcctgtaaaaaaaattaaaaaggcttttcactgaagacaaaatcgtttcgaaatattGCAACATAAAAAAACTCTGTCAAAGTTCCATCAATCCCCCCTTGTGCCACGGTAGGAGTATgactttgcgtgtacgtccgagggttaagatCAGTTTGTTACTTTACTGTATCTTACTCTTTTCTTGTCAATTTCTTGACTGGTTTTAATTAACATCATCATATGACGATTGTAATgcttttttagattttttttttgtactgcaGAAAACGTTTTTCCAAGTTGGGCTATTTTAACCATGGAATCTTGATTTCGGAAATATCTTTGtaaaaattatgattttttaTACGCTTTGAAAATTAATACACTCAAACAATTTGTCCATTACAGGTGGAAAGGAGGTTAGAGTTGATACATCCCTTCCTGATTTAATACGTAAATTATGTTGTGCTAGTTTTTATTAATAAGTATAATTTCTATAAGAAAcgaaagaggtttgtatcaaaacaaggtcaacctcagcctcacgttcactcaaagtCTTGGAtactaagcccacaactgtaaaatggtctattcatCTCACCATATAGCTCGATCTAAGATTGAAAGCGTTGAATGGATTGTAAGACTTAATTTTAGATGGGATCGGAGTCATAACGTCTTCTGAAATGCAATTCAACAGGTGCTACAGGTGTAGTAGAGTACTACAAGCTCTTAGACGAGGATTTTACAGGGAACGAAATCCGCCCCGTAAAAGGAATGTCTGCCATCACAAATGCTCTCGAGAAATCTGCCAAAGAACTTGGAGCAAAGATCTATACTGGAAGTGAAATCTCATCgataaaccaaagaaaaaacatttttgtactCAGAACATCAACAGGTAAGATTAAAGCAAAAAAGCTCGTGGTTGCTGCTCCTCCAGGGTCTTTTAAAAAGATTCGTGGCAGCGTGGCACGAATGATTCAACAAGAAGAGGAGTTTAAATCTATCAAGGCCTTCCCGGCATTCAAAGCGGCGGCAGTTTACGAAAGGGCGTGGTGGGAAGACATTAAGGACGAAGCAACGCAATTGTATCCCATGGAGAGATTCCTGTCTAACAGTGATTGCCTTGGATGGACCCTTCCTCACAGGTGAATAGCACACTCTGTGATTAGTCAAGTTCGGCTTGATGTCAATGAGAACTCTCGAAAACTAACAGCACGGAAGAAAGGCGTACTGACAAATCTACAGtgctaaaaatcaaaaccaaaattCCACTACACAATGTTTAGAGCCGtgagccgtgtagcacggcagcgcttgtcgaacttaattgctcgccgaacttaattcaaaagtttgactcagacgccgtgcttctgccgtgcttttgtcgaacttaatcaCTGgcctgaatttagttcggcacggcagaagcacgacgtctgaactgggcctaacaCTTGAAGTTTTTATACAACTTCTTTTATTATCTGTCTCGTCAACCTCTTCGATCGCGATTTTATTATCTTCGTTAATCTTCTATAGACTGATGAGTATATTTCGCCTAAAAGAAGGCAAGAACCAATCACGTGACCTTAGTCACATTTGTCCAAATTCCCCACATACTGAAGATCAATATCAGAGTTTGCCGCTACGATCAGCATTTATCAACTATCTATCATTCGCTCTCTTATCACAGAAAGTGACTTTtctctttcgttttctttagtgCGCGCGGTAAAAATGGCGAAGCGGTGCTGCACCTTGCGTATAAAGACGGCGAGTGTGGCGAAAAATGGGGAAGCATTCTAAACTCAGTTTCCAAGTCACTGGTTGACCAGGAAGTTCATCGTGCTATTGAGTATAAGTTTAACATGACAGTTCCTAAGCCCTTGGAAACAGTCTACAAGTACTGGAACGAGGGAGCCTGGTAAGAAGCATACTGATTTTGTCTTTTTACAGTGATTCTTCTCGCATCCATCGCTCGAAAGTTTTGGTTTCTAGCTCTGTCTCTCGCATGCTGTTTTGAGATAAACTTTGCTCGAAACAAAATTATGTTTACCttctcaaaaacaaaaaaataaaacaatttaacaataaaattttccaGTTGGGTTTTGAACttgcctgcgaatacagccgtcagCGCGAGGAACGTTTCGCTGGAGAGACGTCTGTGCTTCactgacagaaattccatatatTGATCTTAATCCAACGACTATCAGATTTATTGCGCAGTCATTGCTTGGCatgatcagtatggaatttcggTGTTTGTGGCGCAGACGTCCGATCCGCGAAGCGTACCCAACGGTGAGGGACTAGGAGatacggctgtattcgcaggctagacTGGCATTCACAGATGGAGTCCATGGGCCTTATTcacacggcggccatattgttcCGAGAGactgaaaaaagctttgttttaccACCCTCGACCTCGCAGTGAAAACGTGGAAGCGCGAGGCTAGACAGGTAAAACAAAGCTACTTTAGTCTCTCgggacaaaatggccgccgtgtGACAAAGACCCATTGCTAAGTGGACATTGGAAAACTGTTGTCTGGTCGGTAAATGTACACTACTGCCATGTCTGCTACCGTTTACATTTGCtatatttgctatttttcattttGCGCAGGTACCTACAGAGGCCCGGGTGTAACGTGTCGATGAGAAGAGTTGAGAATTGGGCAAAGAAGCCATTTCCAAGGAAACAGATTTACATTGTAGGCAGTGCATACAACCCGTACCGAGCGTACTCCGAGGGAGCCTTGGTTTCCGCTAATAACGCACTGTTGGAGGGTTGGGGTATACCTATTCCGAGTCCCGGAATAAACACTCGCATTGTTGAACCTTTACATAAAGCCGGCGGAACAAATCTGAGAATGATTCGTTAGAAATTGGGAAGTATTATTATTTCATGGGAAAGTGTtgtaaagtttgttttaagGGTCGTAAGTTTCCTCATTCACGCAAGAAAAATGATTGCAGGCGACCAGAGGAAACCGCAATCCAAATCTGAGCCTTTTTACAGGATTACGCATCACGGAGGGTTTTACTTGTAGTCAACATTCGTTTGGCCGTTCACCAAGAATGACTGGAATACATAGCACACAAAGCGCAGCGTTAGAGCAAGAGCATTTTCACCTGAAAAGCGATCGATCTCACCCACACTCCCCTGGTATTAGGTCGTTTCGCCCGATAGCAGTTCGCTCAGACTAACTCGATTTCCCCGAAGCGTATTTGTCGTTCTTTAAGCCTAAAAAAGGGAATAAGCATGAATAGACACACAGTGACTGCACATGTGGAATCCAAGGTTAACTACAACAACATCTCGAAAGGTATGTCTATCAAATTGTAGAGTGATGTACATGAACAGGCGAATCGACTTACGTCCTGGCGAACGCCGTCGGGCGAATTGACTTTCGGGCGAGACGACCGCAATTTcactccctaacctttggttattactagtatatTACAGGTAAAAAGGCTAAGAGAGGACTGAGATGTAAGGAAATATTTCTtttgagggggaagggaaggggggtACGCTTAGTTTAGGCCTCAGATTATTCAGTTAAAGGAAAGGAAACTTTGACGTTTCAATCGGTTTTTGGTGAAAGAAGATTTGTCAAATAAAGACAATCAATACATCAGTTTATTGCCTGAATTGTCAGTAGTTCCCGTTTTTTGGGCATCATGAATTTAAAAGCAACAAATCCTTTCCACTGTGAAAATAATCGTAATTTAGTCAATATTTCTTGtcttgaataataatattattctcGTTTTCGACCGACCGATCCCTTTTTTGAGAGAGGGCGATGAGAAACGAGACACTTCATGGGCGTGGCCGTACAGCCTCATAAACATCTTCCTCGGTGTCGCTAATTATATAACTCCCCAGTATGTTTCTTGGAATTCCCCTTCTTCTCTTTCCTCTGTAACAGATGTTGTGAACAAGTCCTCTGTAAGGTAAGCcagcaaattttctttcatgtCTCGAAGCTTTAAAAGGACTGTGGAAAGATCGGCATCTTCGCAGTGGCGGAACATGTTATTTTCTGGGATAAAAAAGTTGGGCAAGTTTTTGCTCTTTACACAGTAAATCATTTGATCCAGAAGTTTCTCCAAGAAGACACCTCGGCTCAGAGATTCTCTTTTACTACGAGGCAAGGACTCTAATACATGGAAAAGGACAGTTTTTAAATGGTAAGAGGCAATAACCTTTGGTTCTTGAAGGTATTTTCTTCTCAGTGCTTTAAGAACCATAAGACACTGCTTTTCCCAAGGCTTTATAGCCGAACTGAGAAGCAACTCCGCTGAGCTAAAGCTAAATCGCCACTCTAAAAGTTTGTTTGAGGTAAACGGGTGTGGCTTGGCAAGTAGGTAACATGGGAGAGTTGAGATTTTTTCTACTATACTTTGGCAAGGCCAGCACCTTTTTCGTTTCAGCCAAGAGTTTTCGACACTCACAGGGATGTCGCATAATATGGCAGGTGCGATGTCTATGATTTGATTTTGCCACGAAATGTCACGCTGGCGGTCTTGGATAATCGATAACGTGTCAAACAGCGCTCCTAAAGCACAATCAGGCCAAGTCGTGGAGTCAGGCCAGATAAGACAATGAATTGGTTCTTTGAAGAAAATTGTCATCACTGGGTAAAGATCAGCGACACTTTTCCGCTTCATGCCAAGTTCGAGACCTGTGGCAAATTTTGTTCCCATCACCATGGTCACTGCATATTCTACTCGTCTTTCAAATACCCTAACAAATTTatgtgaaagaaacagttcgTCGTTATGTACCTCGTAAAACATTGCCATAGGGTCCCTAATTATATCCTGCATAAAGGGTGTGTCCTCCAGCGTAATGCGTGTAGCATCCAGCACTTTCAAATTGACATAGCCGGGATTGGGCCCTTCTATTGAACAACACTGCAAAACTCCATCGTCTCTTTCACTAGCAGTCACGTCCGGTAAAATAAGCATAAAATCCATTTCTTGTGAAATGCCACCATCGCTTGGGCACTCTGCGATGTGTGAACCCTCAAACATGCTCCCTACTGGCAGAACACACCTTCGAAGCTGGCTTATTATCCGTTCTTCTTTAACAGCTTCGAAAATTAATTTGTGTTGGGTCATGTTGAGCAGGACAAAATTGTCATACTTGAATAACGCTTTTTCAAGCCCAAGATGTCGTAGTGTCCTCTGGTTTGCAAAACACCTGCAAAAAGTCGCGattattacaaaaataaaatgaaagactgtAAGTTAGAAAACTATCAAGGAAAACTATTTTATAAAAATGCAAAGGAATTAGTAAACTGATTAAAACAGCATGTTTAATCTAAATCTGCTCATTTGAAATTGTAACGAATCATATTCACCTGAGTCTATAAACACACAAGGCCCCCATAATTAGGGTACACTGGTCTACCAGGTGCGCGATACAGTGGCCTATTAAATACTTCATAAATAGTTTCAAGTCTGTTTGATTTTATCTGAAACGAATATCCCCCTTATCCCAGTTATCGCCCCATTGTGGGTGGGACGGGACATACAATGCCTGCTTGGTTATGCAtccgacatttttttttttttcgaaaaacgCGCTATTCAGAACTTATTTGGGctttgccacaggcagcccagtaataaTTATTACGCATTACGTTTCTTTTCACATATTTTTTATCCGAATCTAGTTGTTGTCCTAGTTGTTGCTCTGGGTGCTAATGGATCAAGAAAGAACAGACGTCTATTTTGAGTGATTACAAATTGacgataaatatacaaaaa from Porites lutea chromosome 1, jaPorLute2.1, whole genome shotgun sequence encodes the following:
- the LOC140933815 gene encoding L-amino-acid oxidase-like; translation: MRRLEPILSDLPRFKVQASSKIRKAASLKGIGFQNPGNVLLVERTNVRNARIRGKKVLHCEVAIVGGGIGGLYTAESLLRHKKETNVCVFERNARLGGRFYDYVFPQVPDETVGLGAWRIDLANYNLRNILERLSIPYEEWNFYENSRTETRGQSSREDHEIKKQSFPTLLKGKFQNMTWSEMHQYLFNEEHVREADRFATFQTYQQNILTPEGSEFYFDVFGYEGDLRGGATGVVEYYKLLDEDFTGNEIRPVKGMSAITNALEKSAKELGAKIYTGSEISSINQRKNIFVLRTSTGKIKAKKLVVAAPPGSFKKIRGSVARMIQQEEEFKSIKAFPAFKAAAVYERAWWEDIKDEATQLYPMERFLSNSDCLGWTLPHSARGKNGEAVLHLAYKDGECGEKWGSILNSVSKSLVDQEVHRAIEYKFNMTVPKPLETVYKYWNEGAWYLQRPGCNVSMRRVENWAKKPFPRKQIYIVGSAYNPYRAYSEGALVSANNALLEGWGIPIPSPGINTRIVEPLHKAGGTNLRMIR
- the LOC140942542 gene encoding uncharacterized protein, translating into MTQHKLIFEAVKEERIISQLRRCVLPVGSMFEGSHIAECPSDGGISQEMDFMLILPDVTASERDDGVLQCCSIEGPNPGYVNLKVLDATRITLEDTPFMQDIIRDPMAMFYEVHNDELFLSHKFVRVFERRVEYAVTMVMGTKFATGLELGMKRKSVADLYPVMTIFFKEPIHCLIWPDSTTWPDCALGALFDTLSIIQDRQRDISWQNQIIDIAPAILCDIPVSVENSWLKRKRCWPCQSIVEKISTLPCYLLAKPHPFTSNKLLEWRFSFSSAELLLSSAIKPWEKQCLMVLKALRRKYLQEPKVIASYHLKTVLFHVLESLPRSKRESLSRGVFLEKLLDQMIYCVKSKNLPNFFIPENNMFRHCEDADLSTVLLKLRDMKENLLAYLTEDLFTTSVTEEREEGEFQETYWGVI